Below is a genomic region from Coleofasciculus sp. FACHB-1120.
CGCTGTAATGAACCCGATTAAGGGCATAATCAACACAGCTATCCAACCTAATAGATTGGCTTGGTCTTGGGACAAGTTGATGCGACGGTCTTTTACTTCTTTGGGACGGATCGATAAAAGTTGCTCATCCTGTTTGCTTAACCAGCTGACGGAGTTCAGGAATACATCGCCATTTAGTTGCTGCTCGAACAAACCATCGCTAGCAAAATCAGAATTACCGAGGACAACTAGACGGGATTCTGCTGGCTTTTGGTCAGCATTTGCCGTCTTGGCTGGTGAATTGGTAGAAGTTGGGGTCGGGGATGCGCTGGGGCTAGCGCTTGTCCCTGGAGTTGAGGAGGGAGAAGCTGATGTGGTCGCCGTCGGGGTTGGGGACGGACTGGGGCTGGGGCTAGCAGTTGCGGATGGGGAGGGAGAAGCTGATGTGGTCGCTGTCGGGGTTGGGGACGCGCTGGGGCTAGCGGTTGCCCCAGGAGTCGCCGTGGGAGTCGGGGTGGGAGTTGGGGATGGTGCAGACGCGCTTTGGGGAGGATAGACGCGGCTTAAGGCGACGCCGAGAATTAAAGGACCTTGGCGATCGCTTGCGGGATCAAACTGTAAGCGATCGCTTTCGGGATTGCTCTCAGCCCAACTCTGGTCGTTTGTCACCAGCAAAGGCGTCGCCTGGATACCGGCGATGGGAGTCACTTCAATCGGTCGTGCAAACGGGTAGAAAGAACGACCATCCTGAAAATCTTTAGTAATCGGATGTTGACCGTAGCGCGTCACCATAATCACCGCCGGACTCAGTCCCGCCTGACCACCGGACAAGTCAATGGCAAGACGATTATCTAGCCTCACGCCCCAATCTTTGAGCAAGTTATCCAGACCGGGATTGGTATTCCTGTCTACCATCACCAGTAGCCTACCGCCACGCTTCAGGTAATCGCTCAAAGCAGTGACTTCAGCGGCAAACAGCGCCCGTTTGGGGCCAGCAATGACGATGAGGTCAGCATCTTGGGGGATTCCTGGGGTTTTCGCCAAATCTAGGGGTTGAGTGGTGTAGCTTTTCTCTCCCAGGCTACTCACCGCCTGAGAGATGCTTCCTTGCGCCGCTTGTAAGGGACGTTCGCCGTGACCTTGGAGGAAGTAAACCTTGCCAACGCGATCGCTCGTAATTTCGGCGATCGCATTCGTCAGCACTGTTTCTGAAAGACTCTCCCCCCGCTGCGGATTCACTGTCTGGATGAGCTTTCGTCGCCCCTCCGATTCTAGATAAACTTCCCCTAGAGATTGAAGGTTAAACCTCTGAGCCAGTCCGGGTCGCAGTTGCGGATCGACAAATTCAAAACTAAATTGAGAGCCATATCGTCGGTAATTTTCCAGCAATTGTTGGTCTTGAGGATTCGGATTTTCTTCAAATACCCACAACTTGACTGGCTGCGATAAATTTTGCACTAATTGCTGCGACTGGGGAGCAAGGGTAAATAGCTGATTTTCTGTTAAATCCACTCGCACGACACGGCGAACACCCAGAAAATTAATTAGCCCCAAAATCACTACTACCGCCAGCGTTGCTGCTAGAGCGTTGGTTCCCGCCTGAGTTGACCGGCGTCCCCAAAAGCCATTTGGCGAACCGCCCAAAGATAGCAGCCATAACCCAATAATTACAATTCCAGCAACGATTAAACCTACGGGCACCGCTCCCCAGCTACTGGATACTAATCCAGCAACTAGACCCATACTTGTCAGAGCTGGGCCAAGTAAAAAGAGATATTTTAAATACTTCCAATTAATGGTTTTCATGTTGACTAATAGAGGGATTGCTAATTGCTACCAA
It encodes:
- a CDS encoding Gldg family protein, which codes for MKTINWKYLKYLFLLGPALTSMGLVAGLVSSSWGAVPVGLIVAGIVIIGLWLLSLGGSPNGFWGRRSTQAGTNALAATLAVVVILGLINFLGVRRVVRVDLTENQLFTLAPQSQQLVQNLSQPVKLWVFEENPNPQDQQLLENYRRYGSQFSFEFVDPQLRPGLAQRFNLQSLGEVYLESEGRRKLIQTVNPQRGESLSETVLTNAIAEITSDRVGKVYFLQGHGERPLQAAQGSISQAVSSLGEKSYTTQPLDLAKTPGIPQDADLIVIAGPKRALFAAEVTALSDYLKRGGRLLVMVDRNTNPGLDNLLKDWGVRLDNRLAIDLSGGQAGLSPAVIMVTRYGQHPITKDFQDGRSFYPFARPIEVTPIAGIQATPLLVTNDQSWAESNPESDRLQFDPASDRQGPLILGVALSRVYPPQSASAPSPTPTPTPTATPGATASPSASPTPTATTSASPSPSATASPSPSPSPTPTATTSASPSSTPGTSASPSASPTPTSTNSPAKTANADQKPAESRLVVLGNSDFASDGLFEQQLNGDVFLNSVSWLSKQDEQLLSIRPKEVKDRRINLSQDQANLLGWIAVLIMPLIGFITAGLVWWFRR